ATGATTAGATATATGGGTTAAGTATGAGATGAGATATATGATGCCGTTAATGCACAAACTTGCAACCCAATTAACCCTTACACGACAATATTGCCACCcctattacatatttttatacaattGTAGCTACATAAGGTTGTGATTATTTGAATTGCAGTTGTTCAagaacccaaacaagttgtcTATAATATGCCTGGTTTGTTTACCGAATCTGATATCGCAGAGAAAGATGTGGATAAGTTTGATGTGTTGGTTTGTGGGGGTACTCTAGGGATATTCCTTGCTACCGCGTTAAGTTTGAAAGGTCTTCGAGTAGGAGTTGTGGAAAGAAATTTACTAAAAGGGGTATATACATTATGGTGTGCAATTATCTATATGGTCACATGTGATCAAGACTATGTCAATCAATCTTTTTACATTGGGTTCACTTGATACCAGAGGGAACAAGAGTGGAATATATCAAGGAAAGAGCTTTTGGAACTTGTCGAAATTGGCATTTTAACAGAAGATGAGATTGAGCAGGCTACAACTTCAGTATTTAATCCAGTTACGAAATCCATATTTTAGTTAACCTTCaacaaaaatttcaatattgattggtttatactttatattacTTAACTCAAAGGGTCCATGATTTCTAATTTTCAGAACAGATGTGGGTTTGAGACGAAAGGAGAGATTTGGGTTTTAAACATCCTTAACCTTGGCGTTTCGTAAGTTCTCCTATCCggtattttgttttgtttttgtaagaTTGTTGGTGTTGTCATATGATGAATTGATGGTTTGTTATCACTTGCAGTCCTGCAAAACTTGTAGATATCATGAAGGAGCGATTCACTTCACTTGGTGGAGTAGTCTTTGAGGGTTGCAGCGTGTCTAGCATAAACGTTTATCAGGATACAGCAGTAAGATTTCTAATGCCAATGGCAGTATAGTTTTGTTAAATGATTCCAAAAGAACAAAACGCACACTTATAAAAGATCAACTCTGAAGGTATTGCAACTAATGGAGAGGAAGATTTTGTCAGCTAGTCTCATAATCGATGCAATGGGGAATTTTTCGCCTGTGCTAAAACAGGTGATGACATAAAGAGATTATCGGTTACTGCCAAACATACAATATAGTACTGATTTGGCTGATATGCCACAGATTAGAGGAGGCAGGAAGCCTGATGGCGTTTGCCTGGTTGTTGGTTCTTGTTGTCGAGGTTTCAAGGAAAATTCTAATAGTGATGTGATATTTAGTAGTGCTGAGGCGAAAAAGGTTGGAAACTCAGAAGCACAATACTTTTGGGAGGTAACTATGATTGTCTTGTTTGAAAATGTCATTAATGTAGAATGTTTTTAATTATAGATGACAAATGGGTGGTTTGGATAACATGTCTGCAGGGTCAAAGGGTGTAATTTTGAGACTTGTTAACATTGTCCAGCTCGCATTGTGTGAGCTTGAAAACTCATTTTCTATACTTTCAAGTTATTTATGAcgatttatgcataaaaaatgCACTATGAATGACCGTCGGCCAATTTGACCCACTCCATTTAAAGCTAGCCTCTTTGATTTAACTCGCTGGAGATACACTATATACCGACTCTACTTTTAATATCTGCAAAACGAACTTTTTGGTAAACCAATAGGCATTTCCTGCTGGTTCGGGGCCATTGGATCGAACTACGTACATGTTCACTTATGTTGAGCCACAACCTAGCAGCCCAAAACTGGAAGAGTTGCTAGAAGATTATTGGGATCTGATGCCAAAATATCAGGTTATGTATTCGAGCTTTCTCTATAGTCCTTGCAAGAAATATTAACATCGCCAGGCATGTTTTACAGATAATTTACTAGACATATGATGCTATTATATGCTGATTTAAGATTATGAACTTCAAACAGGGAGTTTCATTGGGTGAGTTAGAGATTCTGAGAGTTATATATGGTATTTTCCCGACCTATCGTGACAGGTAAAATTGTATACCCATCGTATATGCACATAATGTTTCCATGATTTAAACCCTTGCTCCTTTGCAAGGAATGATCAATGCTTGATCAACAGTATCCCAACTTATGGTTGGTTTAGATTTTTCTATTCATCTTTATTGGCATTAAGACATATAAGTCAATCTGAAAAAATGACCAAGTCATTTATCTTCATCGTGGAGAGTTTAATTTGCAGTCCACTACCAGCAGCTTTCAATCGTATTCTACAGGTATAATAATCAAGTCTTTTAAGCTTCAATATTTAACATTCAAATCAAATTTCCGCATGCCCATTACGTTGTTATTTTCTGCAGTTTGGTGATGCTAGTGGCATACAGTCTCCAGTTTCCTTTGGCGGTTTTGGAAGTTTGACCAGGCATCTCGGACGACTATCAAATGGTAAGTAAAAAAATAGGTTACTAATTCAAGTTATCTATAAACTCATTTTAGAACTCCCCGTATTCATCTTATACCTATAAAATTCAGGAATACATGAAGCAATTAGTGGAAATCTACTGGACTCCGAGAATTTGTCATTGTTGAATCCATACATGGTCAGTATATCCTCCTGGCTAGGTTATATTCAATGGGAACTACTTTTTTACATGAATGAAATATATTCTTCAGCCCAACCTAAGTGCATCTTGGTTATTTCAAAGAGCCATGTCTGCAAGAAAAGAGACCGGTGTCTCACCAGATTTCATTAATGACCTTCTTCATGTCAATTTCCAGAGCATGCAGGTATATAGTGTAGCTTTTAAGTTAGATTATTCCCCATTAATCATTTTTAACTGTTAAAAGTGTTTCTGCAGAAACTAGGGGATCCAGTGCTAAGACCATTTCTTCAGGTAACTTGTTATATCATGGACTCTAATTGAATTTCTCTCTTTAGAAAATGGTTCAAAGGAAAgtgaatctgactctgacttgGCTTTGACTCTAACTGTGACAGGATGTGATACAATTTGGTCCTCTAGTAAAGACGCTAGGCCTTGTTATGCTAACAAAGCCTCAAATAATTCCTTCTATATTTAAACAGGTAAATAGCCGGCTCAGATTGTTAAATTTACCGAAGAGAAAGATCTAATATATACAATCAACAGGTTGGCTTCCCGGTGCTGATTGACTGGCTAGGACATTTTTCATCATTGGGTTCTTATACATTTCTTTCAATATTCATTGACCCTCTTATAAGGTATCAGACTATCTATGACTACTAATATGAGATACTATAGATTTATAGGTCATCTATTCAGATTGTAAGATGATCACCCCAACCATTTTAACATTGTGTCAGGCCTGTGATCGATACATTTTCAACCGAGATGAAATACAAATGGAACAGGCAACTTGAGGCATGGAAATATGGAGCTGGCTTGGATTACAGATTCAGCCAAGAAGAAGTAACCAAGAAAGGTTCCAACAAAGTCAGTGAAATCGAAAACGTAAAGATATGAACTTTCACTTGAAGTCTTGAACCATTAATTATTGGTTTCCAGCAGAATGTAAATCTGTGATATAGAGATTTGACAACGATATTAACTTCCGTCATTGACAACAATATTTTTGTATGCTTTAGGAGGTAAAACAAACCAATAAGACTATTTGAACAATATTGTATGGATTCAAAGTATACCGAGTGAACAAGAATACATGTTCATGAAACTTTGTTTATATGGACTTTCTCGATGATAAACAACTTAAAATTGTGATCAGTCTATACTACAGTCTACATACAAGAATTATAACCTTATGGAATCTTTGAGACAAATCAAATGATCACAATATAGAACACTTATGAATCATTCTACGCTTGTTGAATTTTGTTAGTTACATGACAACCATAGTGGCAAGTCAAAAGAGCCATGTCTATAAGAAAAGAGGCCACCTAGATTTCTTAAACAACCTTCTCTATGCCAATTTCATGGCATGCAGGTACAGTTTTTGTAGCCTTAAACTATTACTCTATAaatgttacaacttacaagatTACAAGATGTTGTTGGCCGTATATTTGTCTTAGGCCCATTAGAGGGCTACAGAGTTTTACAGTTGGCCTTATTAGAAGTTTAGGTCGGTTATTGTTTACTTGGGGAACAAGTATTTTGTTGAACGAGGACTAAACTTgtattttatacaattttttggGCCTGTGCATGATGCACTGGAAtaaaaaaaggaccattgaaaTATACAGCTGGCATAGACTGCAATTCAATTTTGAAGACATAATCACGAATACCTTAGACAAAAGGAATTAAAATGACATTGAAAAGGTGTATTTCAGGTCTTAGAAGTGTAAaacatgtatttatatatgaatcTATAAACTTTTAGTACAAGATTAACGGCATTATTCACTATACTTATACTTACAACAACCACCATAGATCGATGTATATAACAACACAGAAAACAAACCAAGCTAGAAGACCTATGTTGAACTTTTACTTATCGTTTAGGTAGACTTTTTGGCAGCCAACATTCTTGATAGCTCCTTAATCAGAGGCTTCTCATTGATGTCTTCCTTTTTCTCCATATGCCATTTCTTAGCAACATCTTCTGCCTGATATAGTGATATTAAGAAAACAACATTAGATTGCATACGATTAGTTAATTACTATCTTAAATTGAAGATTTGGTATATAACATACCCAAGTTCTCAAAGGGGCAACTTGTTCCTTGATTGATTCAAACTTCGGCTGAACGATATCTTTTCCTTTGGTTCTTATATCGTCAGTCTACAGAACACATTACAATTATAGAAACCGTCAACAACAGTCTACTGCTGTTGTATAGGACTGTGATATGACATTACAAATTTATCAATCGACTTAGGGAATCAATTGGACCACTATTTGATGCTAAATAATGTTGAAACTGTACATGTAAGTGCAGATAACAGAGCACACAGAAAGCATGGTATCCTTCTCTTTGGCAATAAACTCAAACAAAGGAGATGATGAACACTAAGAAAAAGGGAAGGAGGCTTACATTATGAAGCTCAAGTTGTGAGACTGCAAATCCAATAGTCAGTGTGGCTCCGCCAAAGACAAGAGCAGTAGCAGCAGCAAATGCTTTTGCAACTAAGGTTTGAAAAAGTAAGATAAAAGGAAAATCAGCATGTTACCTCGGTAAAGtgtaaacaaaatcaatttttggCATCAAATAAATACAATAACTTGAGAAGTTTAAATGGTGAATCaactatacttttttttaagagAGAAACCTACTTTGTGATAATCCAACAGCTGCAG
The sequence above is drawn from the Erigeron canadensis isolate Cc75 chromosome 4, C_canadensis_v1, whole genome shotgun sequence genome and encodes:
- the LOC122595563 gene encoding uncharacterized protein LOC122595563 gives rise to the protein MVMIQFQLQTQHPLKFNGFSQHPFGYNVQRQKKKLTLQPKAMSSRTQRIMESISVGGEVGGAGGAYSYDALKRLDNVWSSICSNQSVVQEPKQVVYNMPGLFTESDIAEKDVDKFDVLVCGGTLGIFLATALSLKGLRVGVVERNLLKGREQEWNISRKELLELVEIGILTEDEIEQATTSVFNPNRCGFETKGEIWVLNILNLGVSPAKLVDIMKERFTSLGGVVFEGCSVSSINVYQDTAVLQLMERKILSASLIIDAMGNFSPVLKQIRGGRKPDGVCLVVGSCCRGFKENSNSDVIFSSAEAKKVGNSEAQYFWEAFPAGSGPLDRTTYMFTYVEPQPSSPKLEELLEDYWDLMPKYQGVSLGELEILRVIYGIFPTYRDSPLPAAFNRILQFGDASGIQSPVSFGGFGSLTRHLGRLSNGIHEAISGNLLDSENLSLLNPYMPNLSASWLFQRAMSARKETGVSPDFINDLLHVNFQSMQKLGDPVLRPFLQDVIQFGPLVKTLGLVMLTKPQIIPSIFKQVGFPVLIDWLGHFSSLGSYTFLSIFIDPLIRPVIDTFSTEMKYKWNRQLEAWKYGAGLDYRFSQEEVTKKGSNKVSEIENVKI